The genomic DNA TCGTCCGGGACGGACGCCTCGAACTGCGCGACGCCGAGGTCGTCCGGTCCACGCGCACGTCGGTGGTGCTCTCCGACGGCGTCGACGACGGTGACCAGGTCCTGCTCACGCGGCTCGACGTGCTGGTCGACGGAATGAGCGTGCGCGTGGCCGCCACGCGGGAGGCCGCCCGATGACGCAGCGCGACGACGGCTACCGCGGCCAGGGCATCGTCCACTGGTTCACCGACAACAGCGTCGCGTCGAACGTGCTCATGGTTCTGATCGTCGCCGCCGGCCTGGTGACGCTCACGTCGATGCGGCAGGAGGTCTTCCCGGAGTTCAGTACCGACACGATCAGCGTGTCGGTCCCGTATCCGGGCGCGACCCCCTCGGAGGTCGAGGAATCCATCGCGACCAAGATCGAGGAAGCGGTGCAGGGCGTCGACGGGATCGACCGTCTGACCTCGTCGAGCAACGAGGGCGCGGGGACCGTGGTGATCGAGGTCGAGGACGGCGCCGACGTGCGCACCGTGCTCGACGACGTGAAGTCGCGCGTCGACGCAATCGACACCTTCCCGGAGGACGCAGAGAAGCCGGTGATCCAGGAGGTGCTGATCCGCCGGCAGGTGCTGAACGTGGCCATCGCTGCCGACGCCGACGAGCGCAGCCTGCGCGAACTCGGAGATCGCGTGCGGGACGAGATCACCCAGCTGCCGAACGTGTCGCAGGCCGACCTGGTGAACGTGCGGCCCTACGAGATCAGCATCGAGGTCAGCGAACGCGACCTGCGCCGCCACGGCCTGACCTTCGACCAGGTCGCGAACGCGGTGCGCCGCAGCTCGCTCGACCTGCCGGGCGGTTCGATCAAGACCGAAGGCGGCGAGGTCCTGCTGCGCGGCATCGGCCAGGCCTACCGCGGCGACGACTTCGAGACGATCGTCCTGATCACCCGGCCCGACGGCACCCGCGTGCTGCTCGGCGACGTGGCCACGGTGGTCGACGGCTTCGCCGACACCGACCAGGCGGCCTACTTCGACGGCCGACCCAGCTCCATGGTCAAGGTCTTCCGCGTGGGCGAGGAGGACGCGATCCGCATCGCCGACCAGGTGAAGGCCTACGTGGCCCAGGCCGATCGGTGGCTGCCCGAGGGCGTGCGGCTGGTGATCTGGGACGACAGCTCCGAGATCCTGAAGCAGCGCCGCGACCTGCTGCTGCGCAACGGCTTCTCGGGGTTGGCCCTGGTGATCCTCGTGCTCACGCTGTTCCTGCGGCTGCGACTGGCACTCTGGGTCAGCCTGGGCATCCCGATCAGTTTCCTCGGTGCGATCGCGCTCATGCCGGTCTTCGGCGTGACCATCAACATGATCTCGCTGTTCGCGTTCATCGTGGTGCTGGGCATCGTGGTCGACGACGCGATCGTGGTGGGCGAGAACATCTTCACGCACTACCGCCGCCACGGGAACGGCTTCCGCGCCGCGGTCGAGGGCACGCAGGAAGTCGCCATGCCGGTGACCTTCGGCGTGCTGACCACGGTGGTGGCCTTCATCCCGATGTTCTTCATCCCGGGGCTGACGGGGAAGATCTTCGCGGTGATCCCGGCCGTGGTGATCCCGGTCTTGCTGTTCTCGCTGGTCGAGAGCAAGACGGTGCTGCCCGCCCACCTCAAGCACCTGAAGGGCGAAGGCGGTGAGTGGGGCTGGGGCATGAGGATCGCGGCCATGGTCGTGGCCGCGCTGATCCTGCTGCTCTTCTACCGCGTGGTCGATCGCGTCGCGGGCATTCCGCTGCCCACGGTGATCTACGTCGGCATCCCGGCCGCGATCGCCGCGGTGATCATCTCGCGATACCAGAAGGACATCGGCCGGGCGCTCGAGCGCTTCGTGCAGACGCGCTACCGGCCGGTGCTCGACCTGGCCGCGCGCTATCGCTACTTCACCATTGCCGGCGGCGTGGCCACCCTCGCGATCACGGTGGCCCTGGTGGCCGGCGGCCACATCAAGGTGCGCCTGTTCCCGAACGTCGAATCGGACTCGATCGTCGCCCGGGTCGACATGCCGCTGGGCACCCCGGTCGAGACGACGCGTGAGGCCGTGGCGCGCATCGAGCGCGCCGCCTCCGCGGTCCGGGCCGACCTCGAGGCCGAGCTGGGCGACGAGGGTGCGGGCATCTTCCGCCACCGCCTGACCTCGATCGGCTACCAGCCGAGCCTGGCCGAGGGCGGTGGACCCATGGGTCCGGCCGACGGCAACTTCAGCGGCGGCCACCTCGGGGAGGTCGCGATCGAACTGACGGGCAGCGAGGACCGCACGATCAGCTCCACGGAGATCTCCCGGCGCTGGAAGCAGGAGGTCGGGGAGATCCCCGGCGCGGTCGGGCTCTCGTTCGTGGCCGATCTCTTCGACGCCGGGGCGCCGATCGACATCCAGTTGGCCTCGACCGACATCGACGAACTCGAGTCCACGGCCGACGCGATCAAGGCCGAGCTCACGAACTTCGCCGGCGTGAGCGAGATCACCGACTCCTACGACACGGGCAAGCGCGAGCTACGGGTGCGGATCCGGCCCGAGGGAGAGATCCTCGGCCTGACCCAGCTCGACGTGGCCCGTCAGGTGCGCCAGGCCTTCTTCGGCGAAGAAGCCCAACGGATCCAGCGCGGCCGCGACGAGGTGAAGGTCATGGTCCGCTACCCCGAGGACGACCGCCGCAGCCTCGGAGACTTCGAGAGCATGCGCGTGCGCACCCCCGACGGCACCGAGGTCCCCTTGCTCCGCGTGGCCGATGTGGAGAGGGGCCGCGGCTTCTCGACGATCCGACGGGTCGACCGTCAGCGCGTGATCAACGTGACCGCCGACGTCGACGACGAGGTGGCCAACGCCAACGAGATCCTCGCCGCGGTCGAAGCGAACGCACTCCCTCCGATCCTGCGCGACCACCCGCGCGTGAGCTGGTCGTTCGAGGGAGAACAGAAGGAACAACGCGACAGCAACCAGGGCCTGATACGCGGCTTCCTGCTGGCCCTGCTCGTGATCTACGCGATGATGGCCATTCCCTTCCGCAGCTACGTGCATCCGGCGGTCGTGATGAGCGCCGTACCCTTCGGCGTGGTCGGGGCGATCTGGGGCCACATGCTCATGGGCGAACCTCTCAGCCGCCTGTCGTTCATCGGCATGATCGCGTTGCTCGGCGTGGTGGTGAACGACAGCCTGGTCATGGTCGACTACATCAACCGCCGTCGGCGCGAGGGCGCCGACATGCACGAGGCCGTGCTCATGGCGGGGCCGGCCCGCTTCCGCGCGATCCTGCTGACCTCGATGACCACCTTCATGGGCCTGCTGCCGATGCTGCTCGAGCAGAGCCTGCAGGCGCAGTTCCTGATCCCGCTGGCGATCAGCCTTGGCTTCGGGGTGGTCTTCGCCACCGTGGTCACGCTGTTCATCGTGCCGTGCAGCTATCTCGTCCTGGAGGATGTCCTGGCCATCTTCGCGAGGGGGGTCTCCCGGCTCCGCGGCCGCGACGCGACGCCCGCACCGATACCCGCTCCCGAGCCGGCCCGGAGCGCGGGTGCCCGGGCCGTCGGCAACGCATCCTCCGAGGGGGGTCCCGGCGAACATCACCGGTGAGCGGGATCGGTCACGCCCCCGCCCGCCGAACCGTAGGCCATGGTTCGACGACACCATCCCCGGGAGGACCCCCATGCGCCTCTGGATCACCGTGCTCGCCCTGACCACCGCCACGGCCGGCGCGGCCGCGGAGATCGCCGGCAGCGGCGCAACGACCGCGCAGACGGCACGCTACGCCGACGAACGCTGGGCGGCGCTGGAGGACGTCGACGAATTGCTCACCGTGGGCAAGTACGAAGCGGCCGTCGAGCGCCTCGAAGAGCTGGTCGCCGAGGATCCGGACGACATCGAGGCGGCCTGGCGTCTGGGCAAGGCCTACGTCGACATCGGCGAAGTCGAGGCCGAGGTCGGCAGCGAGGACGAGACCCGCGATTACTACCGCCGCGGCGTCGATCAGCTGCGCGCCGCGCGCGCGCTCGACCCCGAGCACCCCGACGTGAACTTCAATCTGGCCATCGCCATCGGGCGGCACTCGCTCATGGGCGGCAACGGGGACAAGGTCCGCGGCTCGCGCGAAGTCAAGGAACTGGCCCTGAAGACGATCGAGATCGACCCGGACCACGACGGTGCCTATCATCTGCTCGGCCGCTGGCACCGCGAGGTCGCGTCGCTCGGTTTCTTCACCAAGGCGCTGGTCCGGGTGGTGTACGGTGGTTTCCCCGATGCCAGCTACGAACAGGCCCTGGAACACTTCCGTCGAGCCTACGCGATCGAACCGCGCATGGCCCACCGGCTGGAGATCGGGATCGTCCTCGACGAAATGGGTCGCGAGGACGAAGCGCGCGCGGTGTTCGAAGAGGTCCTCGAGATGGAGAGCGACCACGTCGACGCCTGGCTGATGCGTGCCGAGGCCCAGCGCCGCCTGTCGAGCTGAAGGCGGCCGAAACCCTCCCGAGGTCCCCCTGTGCAGAACCTGGCCGTGTTCATCGACTACGAGAATCTGGCCCTGGCCCAACCCCAGGGCCGGAGCAAGTTCGAGA from Candidatus Krumholzibacteriia bacterium includes the following:
- a CDS encoding efflux RND transporter permease subunit, which gives rise to MTQRDDGYRGQGIVHWFTDNSVASNVLMVLIVAAGLVTLTSMRQEVFPEFSTDTISVSVPYPGATPSEVEESIATKIEEAVQGVDGIDRLTSSSNEGAGTVVIEVEDGADVRTVLDDVKSRVDAIDTFPEDAEKPVIQEVLIRRQVLNVAIAADADERSLRELGDRVRDEITQLPNVSQADLVNVRPYEISIEVSERDLRRHGLTFDQVANAVRRSSLDLPGGSIKTEGGEVLLRGIGQAYRGDDFETIVLITRPDGTRVLLGDVATVVDGFADTDQAAYFDGRPSSMVKVFRVGEEDAIRIADQVKAYVAQADRWLPEGVRLVIWDDSSEILKQRRDLLLRNGFSGLALVILVLTLFLRLRLALWVSLGIPISFLGAIALMPVFGVTINMISLFAFIVVLGIVVDDAIVVGENIFTHYRRHGNGFRAAVEGTQEVAMPVTFGVLTTVVAFIPMFFIPGLTGKIFAVIPAVVIPVLLFSLVESKTVLPAHLKHLKGEGGEWGWGMRIAAMVVAALILLLFYRVVDRVAGIPLPTVIYVGIPAAIAAVIISRYQKDIGRALERFVQTRYRPVLDLAARYRYFTIAGGVATLAITVALVAGGHIKVRLFPNVESDSIVARVDMPLGTPVETTREAVARIERAASAVRADLEAELGDEGAGIFRHRLTSIGYQPSLAEGGGPMGPADGNFSGGHLGEVAIELTGSEDRTISSTEISRRWKQEVGEIPGAVGLSFVADLFDAGAPIDIQLASTDIDELESTADAIKAELTNFAGVSEITDSYDTGKRELRVRIRPEGEILGLTQLDVARQVRQAFFGEEAQRIQRGRDEVKVMVRYPEDDRRSLGDFESMRVRTPDGTEVPLLRVADVERGRGFSTIRRVDRQRVINVTADVDDEVANANEILAAVEANALPPILRDHPRVSWSFEGEQKEQRDSNQGLIRGFLLALLVIYAMMAIPFRSYVHPAVVMSAVPFGVVGAIWGHMLMGEPLSRLSFIGMIALLGVVVNDSLVMVDYINRRRREGADMHEAVLMAGPARFRAILLTSMTTFMGLLPMLLEQSLQAQFLIPLAISLGFGVVFATVVTLFIVPCSYLVLEDVLAIFARGVSRLRGRDATPAPIPAPEPARSAGARAVGNASSEGGPGEHHR
- a CDS encoding tetratricopeptide repeat protein encodes the protein MRLWITVLALTTATAGAAAEIAGSGATTAQTARYADERWAALEDVDELLTVGKYEAAVERLEELVAEDPDDIEAAWRLGKAYVDIGEVEAEVGSEDETRDYYRRGVDQLRAARALDPEHPDVNFNLAIAIGRHSLMGGNGDKVRGSREVKELALKTIEIDPDHDGAYHLLGRWHREVASLGFFTKALVRVVYGGFPDASYEQALEHFRRAYAIEPRMAHRLEIGIVLDEMGREDEARAVFEEVLEMESDHVDAWLMRAEAQRRLSS